DNA sequence from the Coregonus clupeaformis isolate EN_2021a chromosome 30, ASM2061545v1, whole genome shotgun sequence genome:
TTTTGGGCTTTTGACACTCAACGTTGTCCTTACATCCTAGAGGAGATGGGGATGATGTGCGTTCCGTGTCACTCTTTTCGACAAAATTTTCCCCGTGAGCGCGCGTGCTGTCTCTATGGTCATCGCTTGATTGTTTCACCAGGCGTGCATCCACCAACTCTGGCGTTGAGTTGTCCACTCTATGTCCAATATCCTCCACCTTGTTATCGACGGTTTGAGGATCTATTTCTTCTTCATCATCCAAAGCGCTTTTCTGCAGAGAGCCATCACCCTCCTCCTCGTCGCTTTCGCCCTCCTCCTCGTCAGATTTCCCCTTGAACGCCCAGCTCACCCTATTCTCCTTCTTCAGTCGTCGCCTGGCGTTGGCAAACCAAGTTGACACCTGCGTGAGGCTCATCTTGGTTACGATGGCAAGCATGATCTTCTCGCCCTTCGTGGGATATGGGTTCTTGAGATGCTCATTCAACCAGGCCTTGAGCGCGCTGGTGCTTTCCCGCGTAGCCACCTTGGCGACTCTGCTTGGGTCATCGGTTGCGCCTGGTCGGTATTGCGGGTAGAACGGCCCTCCTCGGCCGAGAAGCGCTTGATAATACGGAGAGACCGTTTTCAGGTCGAAGGAGTTGTTCTGAAAACACAAGAGAGTTATTAAACACAACGTTTAAACTTCTGCGTAACCGGCCATACTGATTTGTCAAGTGCGTAATTACGCATGACATTTTATTGGCGAGAAATGCAAGCATCAAGCATAGTTATACGTTCTGTTTTATCTAATACTGAAATATTAGtcattcagattacaacattaACTGTACATGTAATGAATTATCCATTAGAAGCATAGGCTGTTCTCAAGTAACTTACGATGTGCGCAATGTGTCTGTAGTGTGGATATGGGATAAAGTTGTATCCCTGTAGTCCTGAATATGCCAAAGGGACCCCAGCCATAGCTGCAAGATGAGGGGCTTGTTGCTGTTGTACCCCGGGTGGACATCCCAAAGCCGGTATCTGATATCCAGGGGGCATGTTGACGTTTCTGTCAAAGAAGAAGTTGCCAAATCCAGTTTGTGATGCAGGCATCCTTACGTCCTGACTATCAGATTTTGAATGACAGTATGTGCACCCTCGCGAACTCTTAATATACCCCTGTGCAGTTATGGGCGTTCCTTAGCCGCGGCAACTGACGAGTTCAAAAGACTCGCTTTCACTCGGACCAAATCCCATCAAAGGAGAACTCCGCTGTTCCTTTTAACGGTTTCTTAAAGGCGCTAAATAGCCTACGTGATACTTATCTCGAACCAAGCATTTCTATGGTGAGAGACGAATAATTAAACTTCATTTGAAATTCACCATTTTGATTCTGATGCTGAGGATATAGATCTAGCTAACTATTTCTCATAATTGACTTACTATTTTTTGTCACAACATGATCGATAAACTTAATAATGGAACAATTCCGAACTATTCATTTATGGGTCACCTGAAATTAGCCAAAATTCCACCTTTTATTTCTCAGCTTTATCAACGCCCAATCAATCGTAATCATTTCACCTCTTTACTTATACCTACATTATAAAAAATCCAACAAAATTAAGTGTATTACAGGCAAAGAATAAACACATTTTCTAAAAAGAATGAAACTGTTTTAAACTCATAATTCATATTAAATAGACTGTTTTATGCATAACCTATATAACCTATCAAGTTTCCCATCGAATTTGATAAGAAAATTACGTGAATAAGATTAACACCAGGCAGACCTTAACGTAGCCTATCTTGTCTGACGATCAGACAGACCTCTGTTGGAAATTGACGTCTGAACATATAGCTGTGAATTGAATTAGCCAACTGAATTAGTCTAATGATGTTAACAGATTTTCAGGTTTTTTTCCATGACCATTGACTGAAACTGTCATGTATTTAATTAATTGTTATTTGGATTTGTCTGAGGTTTCATCTAATATTTCTCTCTTGAATTAAGCTATTGGTTTTTGTAGCTTATACTAAATGTCCCTCAACAACTGAAACGAAAAATGTAGGCTTTATGCTGATATTCCACAAGTCTATCTTAAGCTATTAAATTAATATAAAATCGGAAAACATCTCTCACATTTAGTTAGATACCAATTGACTTTATTTACTATTCCTAATGAACAAATGTAGGCTTATTCTTTGGGTGTGAATTGGTCAATGGGTTTACCTGCCTCAGAACATTTTTGTTAATTTATTGTGATTGAACCATAACAAACTACCCTTTACATGTCGGATAGTTTTGTTGTGGCTTCAGCATATCGTTTCAATGGGGCTAATTAAAAGCGGTTAAGTGAAACAGGTGTTGACTAATGTATATGATAATTATGAGATAACAAATGGTGATGCGGGAAGGTTGAGTGATTGTTGAAGATACGAGAAAAAGAATAATTCTTATTCCACTCTGCCCTTTTATGTTCTACAAAAGGACATTAGTTGAAGGATAAGTTTTTACAGCTTTTGAGCGCACTATAGGTATTTCTGGATAATTTCTAAAAGGGTGAATTGTTAAATATAAGTATTAACATATCAGTGAATAAAATGTTGCCATGTTTGCATAAaagtgtaaatatatatatatatatatatatatatatatatatatatatatatatatatataaaacaaagtaTAGCCTACATATCTTTATTGATTTATTTGTTAAAACAAATGTATCGAAATAATGTAATTGAAGTAAGATCCATTTATAACAGAAGACTAGCATCTGCTATTCATCTGTTATTAGCATAATTAATGTCCTACATTATCTTGATGTAAATGTTCACATTATGCTGAACATTGTGGTTATTCAAAAGGCCTATTCCACAGATTTTGTTATAAAAATGTTtgtttctttctgtctgtgtgtgttgtgcattaggtagatggagagagataaACAATGGGAAGaaatagaggg
Encoded proteins:
- the irx7 gene encoding iroquois homeobox 7, which encodes MPASQTGFGNFFFDRNVNMPPGYQIPALGCPPGVQQQQAPHLAAMAGVPLAYSGLQGYNFIPYPHYRHIAHINNSFDLKTVSPYYQALLGRGGPFYPQYRPGATDDPSRVAKVATRESTSALKAWLNEHLKNPYPTKGEKIMLAIVTKMSLTQVSTWFANARRRLKKENRVSWAFKGKSDEEEGESDEEEGDGSLQKSALDDEEEIDPQTVDNKVEDIGHRVDNSTPELVDARLVKQSSDDHRDSTRAHGENFVEKSDTERTSSPSPLGCKDNVECQKPKIWSLAETATSETVKKPHQDNACHPRSTEVGKFWSDWASRNRLYIPRYTAHDIL